A stretch of Henckelia pumila isolate YLH828 chromosome 4, ASM3356847v2, whole genome shotgun sequence DNA encodes these proteins:
- the LOC140866615 gene encoding uncharacterized protein isoform X1, whose translation MKVEENEILHKELTKEKELKSMYKMRLERTQGLLKYCLQVAQDNGFLNLILNKHKINNHEEFFSLSPQQAVDPHPHPHHLASLVNQAKINGWYIHPQEIEMLHLSAQGTTADIYKGRWRGMDVAIKCMYPDFFQSNDGINFFMQEVETLSAQRHPLVLQLMGACLDPPDRCWIVTQFLTMNLKDWLHGSGKRHKQRNIPLPPFKDRLAKALEIAQAMQYLHQSNPKIVHRDLKPSNIFLDDALHVRVADFGHARFLSDGEKALTGETGTTCMHGNLINFIHHIYINACIAYMFLQVLLFIWLLR comes from the exons ATGAAGGTGGAAGAAAATGAAATATTACACAAGGAGCTGACAAAGGAGAAAGAGCTAAAAAGCATGTACAAGATGAGGCTAGAAAGAACCCAAGGCTTACTAAAATACTGTCTTCAAGTAGCACAAGACAATGGTTTCTTGAATCTCATACTCAACAAACACAAAATTAATAATCATGAGGAATTTTTCTCACTTTCCCCACAGCAAGCTGTTGATCCTCATCCTCATCCTCATCATCTTGCTTCTCTCGTAAATCAAGCCAAGATTAACGGATGGTACATCCATCCACAAGAG atTGAAATGCTGCATTTATCAGCTCAAGGCACCACTGCTGACATTTATAAAGGAAGATGGAGGGGAATGGACGTTGCGATCAAGTGCATGTACCCTGATTTCTTCCAATCAAACGACGGAATCAACTTCTTCATGCAAGAAGTGGAAACACTGTCCGCCCAACGCCACCCTTTGGTGCTGCAGCTCATGGGGGCGTGCCTTGATCCTCCGGATAGATGTTGGATCGTCACTCAATTCCTGACAATGAATCTAAAAGATTGGCTCCATGGTTCGGGGAAAAGGCACAAGCAAAGAAACATCCCACTTCCACCATTCAAGGATAGACTTGCAAAAGCATTGGAGATTGCTCAAGCTATGCAATATCTCCACCAAAGCAACCCAAAGATTGTTCATCGTGATTTGAAGCCAAGCAACATTTTCCTGGATGATGCTTTACATGTCAGAGTAGCTGATTTTGGGCATGCCCGCTTCTTGAGTGATGGAGAAAAGGCGCTCACAGGGGAAACAGGTACTACGTGCATGcatggaaatttaattaatttcatccatcatatatatattaatgcatGCATTGCATATATGTTTCTGCAGGTACTTTTATTTATATGGCTCCTGAGGTGA
- the LOC140866615 gene encoding uncharacterized protein isoform X2 — MYKMRLERTQGLLKYCLQVAQDNGFLNLILNKHKINNHEEFFSLSPQQAVDPHPHPHHLASLVNQAKINGWYIHPQEIEMLHLSAQGTTADIYKGRWRGMDVAIKCMYPDFFQSNDGINFFMQEVETLSAQRHPLVLQLMGACLDPPDRCWIVTQFLTMNLKDWLHGSGKRHKQRNIPLPPFKDRLAKALEIAQAMQYLHQSNPKIVHRDLKPSNIFLDDALHVRVADFGHARFLSDGEKALTGETGTTCMHGNLINFIHHIYINACIAYMFLQVLLFIWLLR, encoded by the exons ATGTACAAGATGAGGCTAGAAAGAACCCAAGGCTTACTAAAATACTGTCTTCAAGTAGCACAAGACAATGGTTTCTTGAATCTCATACTCAACAAACACAAAATTAATAATCATGAGGAATTTTTCTCACTTTCCCCACAGCAAGCTGTTGATCCTCATCCTCATCCTCATCATCTTGCTTCTCTCGTAAATCAAGCCAAGATTAACGGATGGTACATCCATCCACAAGAG atTGAAATGCTGCATTTATCAGCTCAAGGCACCACTGCTGACATTTATAAAGGAAGATGGAGGGGAATGGACGTTGCGATCAAGTGCATGTACCCTGATTTCTTCCAATCAAACGACGGAATCAACTTCTTCATGCAAGAAGTGGAAACACTGTCCGCCCAACGCCACCCTTTGGTGCTGCAGCTCATGGGGGCGTGCCTTGATCCTCCGGATAGATGTTGGATCGTCACTCAATTCCTGACAATGAATCTAAAAGATTGGCTCCATGGTTCGGGGAAAAGGCACAAGCAAAGAAACATCCCACTTCCACCATTCAAGGATAGACTTGCAAAAGCATTGGAGATTGCTCAAGCTATGCAATATCTCCACCAAAGCAACCCAAAGATTGTTCATCGTGATTTGAAGCCAAGCAACATTTTCCTGGATGATGCTTTACATGTCAGAGTAGCTGATTTTGGGCATGCCCGCTTCTTGAGTGATGGAGAAAAGGCGCTCACAGGGGAAACAGGTACTACGTGCATGcatggaaatttaattaatttcatccatcatatatatattaatgcatGCATTGCATATATGTTTCTGCAGGTACTTTTATTTATATGGCTCCTGAGGTGA